From Musa acuminata AAA Group cultivar baxijiao chromosome BXJ3-8, Cavendish_Baxijiao_AAA, whole genome shotgun sequence, one genomic window encodes:
- the LOC103993261 gene encoding actin-depolymerizing factor 1: MTWRHAHALRTSPRAAAPAISSTIVFSPPPPPPPHKHRVLLLPPPSSFLFPASSTFVAHLAPRWRETMANAASGMAVSDECKLKFLELKAKRNFRFIVFKIDERIQQVMVDKLGQPDESYDDFTASLPADECRYAVFDFDFVTDENCQKSKIFFIAWSPDAARVRSKMLYASSKDRFKRELDGIQVELQATDPSEMSIDIVKGRAL, encoded by the exons ATGACGTGGCGCCATGCACATGCTTTGAGGACGTCCCCTCGAGCCGCTGCTCCCGCCATTTCCTCCACCATCGTattctcccctcctcctcctcctccccctcacaAGCATCgcgtcctcctccttcctcccccCTCATCGTTTCTTTTCCCAGCTTCCTCAACCTTCGTTGCCCATCTCGCCCCTCGTTGGAGAGAAACCATG GCGAACGCGGCGTCGGGAATGGCGGTGAGCGACGAGTGCAAGCTCAAGTTCTTGGAGCTGAAGGCCAAGAGGAACTTTCGGTTCATCGTCTTCAAGATCGACGAGAGGATACAGCAGGTGATGGTAGATAAGCTCGGCCAGCCCGACGAGAGCTACGACGACTTCACCGCGTCCCTGCCGGCCGACGAATGCCGCTACGCCGTCTTCGACTTCGACTTCGTCACCGACGAGAATTGCCAGAAGAGCAAGATCTTCTTCATCGCTTG GTCACCCGATGCCGCAAGGGTGAGGAGCAAGATGCTGTATGCAAGCTCCAAGGACAGGTTCAAGAGGGAGCTCGATGGGATCCAGGTGGAGCTGCAAGCAACAGACCCCAGTGAGATGAGCATCGACATTGTCAAAGGCCGAGCTCTATGA
- the LOC135645787 gene encoding AT-hook motif nuclear-localized protein 9-like isoform X1 yields the protein MDGMSGSAYYIAHRAIPGPGAGSQSGFNVAAQPGVRSMPNPGAILTAPSSGVGSMPFQVESPPAVSSHGGGGGLSEGVSQTEPVKRKRGRPRKYGPDGNVALALSPISSSAPPSGTGTVSGSASGSGAPTQKRGRGRPPGTGRKQLLASLGEWVVGSAGMGFTPHVITIPVGEDIAAKIMSFSQQGPRAVCILSANGAVSTVTLRQSATSGSTVTYEGRFEILCLSGSYTLMDNGGSRSRAGGLSISLSSPDGRVIGGGVAGSLIAANPVQVIVGSFIYAGSKAKSKVKASNETGAEPELEVGDERHMQYAEFPSENVTPPVMAGWPASRQLDMRNAHMDIDLTRG from the exons ATGGATGGGATGTCTGGCTCAGCCTATTACATAGCGCATAGAGCAATCCCCGGTCCCGGTGCTGGTTCGCAGTCTGGATTTAATGTGGCAGCGCAACCCGGGGTCCGGTCGATGCCGAACCCCGGCGCGATTCTGACGGCCCCGTCTTCCGGCGTTGGTTCGATGCCGTTCCAGGTAGAGTCTCCTCCAGCGGTCTCGTCccatggtggtggcggtggtctgAGCGAGGGAGTAAGCCAAACTGAGCCGGTgaagaggaagagaggaaggCCGAGAAAGTATGGGCCGGATGGGAACGTAGCTTTGGCGCTCTCGCCCATTTCCTCGTCTGCTCCTCCTTCCGGGACGGGGACCGTGTCAGGGTCAGCTTCGGGGTCCGGCGCTCCGACGCAGAAGCGAGGAAGAGGGCGGCCGCCAGGCACTGGAAGGAAGCAACTGTTAGCATCGCTTG GTGAATGGGTTGTTGGATCAGCTGGAATGGGTTTTACCCCACACGTCATAACAATTCCAGTAGGAGAG GACATCGCTGCAAAGATAATGTCATTCTCCCAGCAGGGACCAAGGGCTGTCTGTATCCTCTCAGCAAATGGTGCTGTGTCCACTGTGACTCTTCGGCAGTCTGCAACTTCTGGTAGCACAGTCACTTATGAG GGCCGTTTCGAGATACTCTGCTTGTCTGGTTCATACACTTTGATGGACAATGGTGGATCGCGTAGCAGAGCTGGAGGGCTGAGCATCTCTCTTTCTAGTCCCGATGGTCGCGTAATTGGCGGTGGTGTAGCTGGATCTCTTATAGCTGCAAACCCGGTACAG GTAATTGTAGGAAGCTTCATTTACGCAGGATCAAAGGCGAAGAGCAAGGTGAAAGCCAGCAATGAAACAGGCGCTGAACCCGAGCTGGAGGTTGGGGATGAGCGACACATGCAGTATGCAGAGTTCCCTAGTGAAAACGTTACTCCTCCGGTCATGGCAGGGTGGCCTGCATCGAGGCAGCTCGATATGAGGAATGCTCACATGGATATCGACCTGACACGAGGGTAG
- the LOC135645787 gene encoding AT-hook motif nuclear-localized protein 9-like isoform X2: protein MDGMSGSAYYIAHRAIPGPGAGSQSGFNVAAQPGVRSMPNPGAILTAPSSGVGSMPFQVESPPAVSSHGGGGGLSEGVSQTEPVKRKRGRPRKYGPDGNVALALSPISSSAPPSGTGTVSGSASGSGAPTQKRGRGRPPGTGRKQLLASLGEWVVGSAGMGFTPHVITIPVGEDIAAKIMSFSQQGPRAVCILSANGAVSTVTLRQSATSGSTVTYEGRFEILCLSGSYTLMDNGGSRSRAGGLSISLSSPDGRVIGGGVAGSLIAANPVQDQRRRAR, encoded by the exons ATGGATGGGATGTCTGGCTCAGCCTATTACATAGCGCATAGAGCAATCCCCGGTCCCGGTGCTGGTTCGCAGTCTGGATTTAATGTGGCAGCGCAACCCGGGGTCCGGTCGATGCCGAACCCCGGCGCGATTCTGACGGCCCCGTCTTCCGGCGTTGGTTCGATGCCGTTCCAGGTAGAGTCTCCTCCAGCGGTCTCGTCccatggtggtggcggtggtctgAGCGAGGGAGTAAGCCAAACTGAGCCGGTgaagaggaagagaggaaggCCGAGAAAGTATGGGCCGGATGGGAACGTAGCTTTGGCGCTCTCGCCCATTTCCTCGTCTGCTCCTCCTTCCGGGACGGGGACCGTGTCAGGGTCAGCTTCGGGGTCCGGCGCTCCGACGCAGAAGCGAGGAAGAGGGCGGCCGCCAGGCACTGGAAGGAAGCAACTGTTAGCATCGCTTG GTGAATGGGTTGTTGGATCAGCTGGAATGGGTTTTACCCCACACGTCATAACAATTCCAGTAGGAGAG GACATCGCTGCAAAGATAATGTCATTCTCCCAGCAGGGACCAAGGGCTGTCTGTATCCTCTCAGCAAATGGTGCTGTGTCCACTGTGACTCTTCGGCAGTCTGCAACTTCTGGTAGCACAGTCACTTATGAG GGCCGTTTCGAGATACTCTGCTTGTCTGGTTCATACACTTTGATGGACAATGGTGGATCGCGTAGCAGAGCTGGAGGGCTGAGCATCTCTCTTTCTAGTCCCGATGGTCGCGTAATTGGCGGTGGTGTAGCTGGATCTCTTATAGCTGCAAACCCGGTACAG GATCAAAGGCGAAGAGCAAGGTGA
- the LOC135644891 gene encoding voltage-dependent chloride channel 1, chloroplastic-like isoform X2: MTCPRVVASSTAAVIKHPNASPWPRPRQPSFTRARHLLPPTFPGNDGFLIQMAKLLLPPHSFVSTTSSADSNSNPHLFSSRIPLVPRAPHLPHPILCSNSNPTGAGDGERDGSPSLARFLRSVPDWADAVKELGVRKRRPLYTPDDWREHRSSLRHLRHLLSSLSSRVILSLIPPVSALTAVAAALALYNSAVAFAWLPPGLFPLLHASSLPYQLTAPALALLLVFRTEASYSRFEEGRKAWMRVMAGASELAGIVMSAKGREDDAGVKRSLLNYIISFPMALKCHVISGSDIKADLQNLLDVDDLTVLMKSKHRPRCVIEFISQSIQILHIEEPKRNLLVGVLIEEPFPMLALDELCKQLHNSIKDAIAIENSVHERLLAKLNIHPDEHSINGWPNSKKEQG, from the exons ATGACTTGTCCACGTGTTGTTGCATCCTCCACAGCGGCCGTTATCAAACATCCAAACGCCTCTCCCTGGCCTCGCCCTCGCCAACCCTCGTTCACTCGCGCGCGCCATCTTCTTCCTCCGACCTTCCCCGGCAACGACGGCTTCCTTATCCAAATGGCCAAACTCCTGCTTCCTCCCCATTCTTTCGTATCCACCACCTCCTCCGCTGATTCGAACTCTAACCCCCATCTCTTCTCCTCAAGAATCCCGCTCGTGCCTCGCGCTCCTCACCTCCCCCACCCGATCTTGTGCTCCAATTCCAATCCCACCGGAGCCGGCGACGGCGAGAGAGACGGATCCCCCTCCCTTGCTCGCTTCCTCCGGTCGGTCCCCGACTGGGCCGACGCTGTCAAGGAGCTCGGCGTTCGCAAGCGCCGCCCCCTCTACACGCCCGACGACTGGCGGGAGCACCGCAGCTCCCTCCGCCACCTCCGCCATCTCCTCTCCAGTCTCTCATCCCGCGTCATCCTCTCCCTCATCCCCCCCGTCTCCGCCCTCACTGCCGTCGCCGCCGCCCTCGCCCTCTATAACTCCGCCGTCGCTTTCGCCTGGCTGCCGCCGGGTCTCTTCCCACTTCTCCACGCGTCCTCGCTGCCGTACCAGCTCACCGCGCCCGCCCTGGCGCTGCTGCTCGTCTTCAGGACCGAGGCCTCCTACTCGAGGTTCGAGGAGGGGAGGAAGGCCTGGATGAGGGTCATGGCGGGCGCCAGCGAGCTAGCCGGAATAGTGATGTCGGCCAAAGGGAGGGAGGATGACGCCGGGGTCAAGCGGTCCCTGTTAAATTACATCATATCATTTCCCATGGCTCTCAAG TGTCATGTTATTAGCGGCTCAGATATCAAAGCAGATCTGCAAAATTTGCTTGACGTTGATGATCTAACAGTACTCATGAAATCAAAACATCGTCCACGCTGTGTCATTGAGTTCATTTCACAGAGCATTCAAATCTTACACATTGAAGAGCCAAAGCGTAACCTCTTG GTTGGTGTGCTTATCGAAGAACCATTTCCAATGCTTGCACTTGATGAGTTATGCAAACAGCTTCATAACAGCATCAAAGATGCAATAGCAATAGAAAATTCGGTTCATGAAAGACTTCTTGCTAAGTTGAATATCCATCCCGATGAGCACTCGATCAATGGGTGGCCTAATTCCAAGAAGGAACAGGGCTGA
- the LOC135644891 gene encoding voltage-dependent chloride channel 1, chloroplastic-like isoform X1, which yields MTCPRVVASSTAAVIKHPNASPWPRPRQPSFTRARHLLPPTFPGNDGFLIQMAKLLLPPHSFVSTTSSADSNSNPHLFSSRIPLVPRAPHLPHPILCSNSNPTGAGDGERDGSPSLARFLRSVPDWADAVKELGVRKRRPLYTPDDWREHRSSLRHLRHLLSSLSSRVILSLIPPVSALTAVAAALALYNSAVAFAWLPPGLFPLLHASSLPYQLTAPALALLLVFRTEASYSRFEEGRKAWMRVMAGASELAGIVMSAKGREDDAGVKRSLLNYIISFPMALKCHVISGSDIKADLQNLLDVDDLTVLMKSKHRPRCVIEFISQSIQILHIEEPKRNLLESKLCCFHEGIGVCEQLMGIPIPLSYTRLTSRFLVLWHLTLPVILWDDCKWIVVPATFISAASLFCIEEVGVLIEEPFPMLALDELCKQLHNSIKDAIAIENSVHERLLAKLNIHPDEHSINGWPNSKKEQG from the exons ATGACTTGTCCACGTGTTGTTGCATCCTCCACAGCGGCCGTTATCAAACATCCAAACGCCTCTCCCTGGCCTCGCCCTCGCCAACCCTCGTTCACTCGCGCGCGCCATCTTCTTCCTCCGACCTTCCCCGGCAACGACGGCTTCCTTATCCAAATGGCCAAACTCCTGCTTCCTCCCCATTCTTTCGTATCCACCACCTCCTCCGCTGATTCGAACTCTAACCCCCATCTCTTCTCCTCAAGAATCCCGCTCGTGCCTCGCGCTCCTCACCTCCCCCACCCGATCTTGTGCTCCAATTCCAATCCCACCGGAGCCGGCGACGGCGAGAGAGACGGATCCCCCTCCCTTGCTCGCTTCCTCCGGTCGGTCCCCGACTGGGCCGACGCTGTCAAGGAGCTCGGCGTTCGCAAGCGCCGCCCCCTCTACACGCCCGACGACTGGCGGGAGCACCGCAGCTCCCTCCGCCACCTCCGCCATCTCCTCTCCAGTCTCTCATCCCGCGTCATCCTCTCCCTCATCCCCCCCGTCTCCGCCCTCACTGCCGTCGCCGCCGCCCTCGCCCTCTATAACTCCGCCGTCGCTTTCGCCTGGCTGCCGCCGGGTCTCTTCCCACTTCTCCACGCGTCCTCGCTGCCGTACCAGCTCACCGCGCCCGCCCTGGCGCTGCTGCTCGTCTTCAGGACCGAGGCCTCCTACTCGAGGTTCGAGGAGGGGAGGAAGGCCTGGATGAGGGTCATGGCGGGCGCCAGCGAGCTAGCCGGAATAGTGATGTCGGCCAAAGGGAGGGAGGATGACGCCGGGGTCAAGCGGTCCCTGTTAAATTACATCATATCATTTCCCATGGCTCTCAAG TGTCATGTTATTAGCGGCTCAGATATCAAAGCAGATCTGCAAAATTTGCTTGACGTTGATGATCTAACAGTACTCATGAAATCAAAACATCGTCCACGCTGTGTCATTGAGTTCATTTCACAGAGCATTCAAATCTTACACATTGAAGAGCCAAAGCGTAACCTCTTG GAGTCAAAACTCTGCTGTTTCCATGAAGGTATTGGTGTTTGTGAACAACTCATGGGCATCCCTATTCCTTTATCATATACCCGTTTAACCTCAAGATTTCTAGTCCTGTGGCATCTTACACTCCCTGTGATACTTTGGGATGATTGCAAATGGATTGTTGTTCCTGCCACCTTCATAAGTGCAGCCTCTTTGTTCTGCATCGAAGAA GTTGGTGTGCTTATCGAAGAACCATTTCCAATGCTTGCACTTGATGAGTTATGCAAACAGCTTCATAACAGCATCAAAGATGCAATAGCAATAGAAAATTCGGTTCATGAAAGACTTCTTGCTAAGTTGAATATCCATCCCGATGAGCACTCGATCAATGGGTGGCCTAATTCCAAGAAGGAACAGGGCTGA